The sequence below is a genomic window from Candidatus Thermoplasmatota archaeon.
TAATTACAACCATGTTCTGGTTGGGCTTGGGACTATGTATCCAACTGGAACGTAGTAAAAAGTATTGTGGAGTGATTCATCTCTGGGCTGAAGCCCAGAGGATTCTCACTCCATTTTGACTAAAAAGGAAAAAAGGTATATAGAAAAGGGAGTTGATATTGCGCTAGCGACAGATATGCTCTCACTCGGTTTTACCAAATCTTATGATGTTGGAGTGTTGGTAGCTGGAGATCTTGATTACATAAAAACGATCGAAGCACTTAAAAAACAGGGAATAATAATTGAAATTGCTTGCTTTAAATCAGCGGCATCTGGAGAACTAATAAGATGTGCTGACAGATATATTGAATTGGACAAAATTGCTACAGAAATAAAAAAATAACATTTTAACGGGCAGCCGATAAGCCCAGTTTTGTTGGCCCATCGCGCAGAGGTTTTTCCCGCTGCCCGTAGAGGTATTTTCAAAATAATATATCAAAAGGAATATTTAAAACTGTCGGTCTTATGTTTTGTCATACTTCTCACTTGTTATATCCTAACTTCCGTATTTTTAAGCACATAAATTTAGTTTTTCCAAAATCCCCTTCTGTTTCTTTGTAATTTCTGTAAGAATCGTATGTGCTTATATTGTAAACACATATCATTACATGTGGATTGCTATCGCCAGCATGAAAAAATGAAGAAGTTCTAAGGAGAAAAACAGGCATTTAGGAGAATCAGGCAGCAATTATCGATCATAACATGTGCTTAAAATGTGGGAAGTCAGGTTATATACACAAATAAAAGGAAAGAGGAATGAATTTTCTTACGCTGCCTTCATCGTGCGGGCATAAAATTAATATGCCCTGGCACATTGTCGTAGCATGGGTTTGCCTGACGTGCAATCGTGGAGACCTCGATCAAGTTTTAAGCTGACGAGAGTAGGCATAAAAGGAATTAAAAAGCAGGTGTATATAAGACGCCCCCACAGGACGGTTCAGCTGACGGTTGACATGAACGTATTCGTTGATCTGCCGGCGTCCAAAAAAGGCAGCGATTTATCAAGAAATTCAGAGGTTATGGAGAATACAGTGGAACAATCTGTGAGGGAGCCTTCGTCCAGCCTCGAGGCATTATGCGGTGAAATAGCCAAAAGGCTGCTGCAAAAGCATGAATATGCCACACGCTCCGAAGTACATGCACATGCAGATTATTTTCTGGATAAGTTCACCCCTGGAAAAAGAAAAACGATGGAACCCTACAAAATAATGTCGGAAGTTGTTGCCACCAAAGATGGAAACATGCGAAAATTTATTGGTGTTGAGGTGATGGGGATGACCGCCTGCCCCTGTGCTATGGAAACAATAAGGAAGGCATATGGGAAAGATTTGAAAATGACACATAATCAAAGGTGTATATCAACGCTTATAATGGAAAGCAGAGGAAATGTGGATGCTGACGATCTCATAGATATAGCAGAGGCATCGATGAGCTCGCCCACATATGAAATCCTTAAAAGAGCCGACGAAAAGGAAGTTGTTGTTCATGCCCATGAAAATCCAAAATTTGTTGAGGATGTTGTGAGAGATATCCTTACAAACGTTCTGGAAAAATATCACAATTTGCCCGACGATATTGAAATTGTAGCAAGAAGCGAAAGCTTGGAATCGATTCACAAACATAATGCATTTGCTGAAAGAAAAACAACGTTAGGAGAGTTAAAAAAGTAGAGGAATAAAATGTTGGCTGAATGTACTGAGCATGGTTGTTATAGGGGCGAAAAATGCCCCATGTGCGGGGAAAAAGGAAAGTTTTTTATGAATGACCGAGAAATAAAAAAACTGAGCGGCACAATGGCTGGAATACTGAGACACTTCCCGGAACAATTTGGTTTGGAAATGGATGAGCATGGATGGGTTGAAATAGAAGATATGGTGAACGCTATAAAAAACACGAGAATGAACTTTCACTGGCTGAGAAAAAAGCATATACTGGCAATGGTGGAAACGGATGAAAAGGGAAGATACCAGGTAAGACATGAAAAGGTAAGGGCAACCTATGCCCATACAGTGGAGATAGATCTGTCAGACCTGCCCTTTGCCGAAGCAGACGAACTTTTTTATCCTGTCACAGAAGAAGAGGCAGAGATTGTGATGGAACAGGGGCTTTTTCCCACCGACAGAACCAAAGTTCATTTGAGCGAAAGCAAGGAGAAAGCAATAGAAGCGGGAAAAGTAAGAACGTCAAATCCGGTTATACTGAGAATAGACGCTGCCACCGCAAGGAAAGATGGAATGGAGATAAGAAAGGCGGGCAAGGATGTGTGCATATCAGATGAAATAGACGTAAAGTACATATCGAGGGTGGAGTAAAATTTGTGAAGGCCGCTATCACTAAATTTTTATATAAATTCATGAATTCGAATACCAACACGGGCTCGTGGCTCAGCTAGGTAGAGCAGCAGGCTCTTAACCTGTCGGTCAGGGGTTCAAATCCCCTCGAGCCCGCTGTCATTGATTTGAGCTATGAATCAATATTATAAACTTCTTTGTAGATCGGCGATTTTACTATTTCATCTATTTTTTTCCTGAAAGATACCACCCTCTCTTTTTGTTTTAATGATTTTGCCATCAGCATCTTTCCCTCCTTTCCCTCAATTTTATTCTCTTCCAGGAATTTATCTCTGTATATGGATGGGAAAACATTGTAGGTGCAGAACGGTATTATTTTTGGGCCGGCTGAATAGTGTATGTTGCATCTTTGCACACGGTTAACGTCGTAATTGTAATAGTCCTGAAAATGCATCATCCCCATAAATATGAAGTTGTGGTGGAATGTTCTAAGGCTTGAATAATCTCCTTTTTTTATGATACTGTCCGCCACCATGTCAGATACTTTTTCTCCGTTTGGCAGCTCATCCTGTGTTATGTAATCCAAAAGTTTATTTGCAAAAGCTTTTCTGAAACTTTTATATCTGACCGCATCCGGAATAATTTTGGCGCTCAACAAAACTTTTTTAAGAATACTACCATCTAATTTGGATATATCTCCTATAAATTTGTCCACGTCTATAAATTGAGTTATCGGA
It includes:
- a CDS encoding NYN domain-containing protein; the protein is MTKKEKRYIEKGVDIALATDMLSLGFTKSYDVGVLVAGDLDYIKTIEALKKQGIIIEIACFKSAASGELIRCADRYIELDKIATEIKK
- the mptA gene encoding GTP cyclohydrolase MptA: MGLPDVQSWRPRSSFKLTRVGIKGIKKQVYIRRPHRTVQLTVDMNVFVDLPASKKGSDLSRNSEVMENTVEQSVREPSSSLEALCGEIAKRLLQKHEYATRSEVHAHADYFLDKFTPGKRKTMEPYKIMSEVVATKDGNMRKFIGVEVMGMTACPCAMETIRKAYGKDLKMTHNQRCISTLIMESRGNVDADDLIDIAEASMSSPTYEILKRADEKEVVVHAHENPKFVEDVVRDILTNVLEKYHNLPDDIEIVARSESLESIHKHNAFAERKTTLGELKK
- a CDS encoding RNA 2'-phosphotransferase, with the protein product MLAECTEHGCYRGEKCPMCGEKGKFFMNDREIKKLSGTMAGILRHFPEQFGLEMDEHGWVEIEDMVNAIKNTRMNFHWLRKKHILAMVETDEKGRYQVRHEKVRATYAHTVEIDLSDLPFAEADELFYPVTEEEAEIVMEQGLFPTDRTKVHLSESKEKAIEAGKVRTSNPVILRIDAATARKDGMEIRKAGKDVCISDEIDVKYISRVE